A genomic region of Luteolibacter sp. Y139 contains the following coding sequences:
- a CDS encoding glycosyl hydrolase 53 family protein, which yields MKWCRNFLMAAFIASAAAETPFIGVDANYSLGMEKEGKSWSWDGKKRDLFEGMAKSGVHGFRVRLWVGDEGAHGKIESTSVVKRALAAGLDPYLVIFLSEDWADLMKQPAPKIWADLDLKARAAAVKDYSREMVTHFRSEGLKSHLYEIGNEIDYGICGVYPGKSTKKSPESLSKKCWPEAVELIKASQAGVLEADPEAKFLLHIAHWWDVEFVNGFFKFMKENAARVDYAGLSYFPSSNIGGSLEMGQFLDVAKRLNELTNVPVIVPEVAYPSTADFKGQFSRWKKETPGYPLTPDGQRRWVSDFLDACAKTPAIAGVYYWSPEWCGEGMWKGMAFFDPDGSARPAWSAFAKPRAERSAPKSSVFLEVRDGKVHAVPVATAREKAAPVLAEKLAKAGRVNVDYIKDITDSVLVVDGYRVILRASLSGNLDLALQPDAPVADAKAVIDKMDPAAQRLMVFAVNPEDRVVAETLAVASQRGVEVVVHPVADDKPLKFGLGGTKADSAY from the coding sequence ATGAAGTGGTGCCGGAACTTTCTGATGGCGGCTTTCATTGCGTCGGCCGCTGCCGAGACGCCTTTCATCGGCGTCGATGCGAACTACTCGCTCGGCATGGAGAAGGAGGGGAAGTCGTGGTCGTGGGACGGGAAGAAGAGAGACCTTTTTGAAGGTATGGCGAAGTCAGGAGTGCATGGCTTCCGCGTGCGCCTGTGGGTCGGGGACGAGGGAGCACACGGGAAAATTGAATCCACCAGCGTGGTGAAGCGCGCACTCGCGGCCGGGCTGGATCCTTACCTGGTGATCTTCCTCAGCGAGGATTGGGCCGACTTGATGAAGCAACCGGCACCGAAGATCTGGGCCGATCTCGATTTGAAAGCGCGTGCCGCGGCGGTGAAGGACTATTCGCGCGAGATGGTCACCCATTTCCGGAGCGAGGGGCTGAAGAGCCATCTCTACGAGATCGGCAACGAGATCGACTACGGCATTTGCGGCGTCTATCCGGGAAAGAGTACCAAGAAGTCACCCGAGAGCCTGTCGAAGAAGTGCTGGCCTGAAGCCGTGGAGCTCATCAAGGCGAGCCAGGCAGGCGTCTTGGAAGCAGACCCGGAAGCGAAGTTCCTCCTCCACATCGCGCACTGGTGGGATGTCGAATTCGTGAACGGGTTCTTCAAGTTCATGAAGGAGAACGCCGCGCGGGTGGACTATGCGGGCTTGTCTTATTTCCCGTCGTCGAACATCGGCGGTTCGCTGGAGATGGGACAGTTTCTCGATGTGGCGAAGAGGCTGAACGAGTTGACCAACGTACCAGTGATCGTGCCCGAGGTGGCCTACCCCTCGACGGCGGATTTCAAAGGGCAGTTCTCCCGTTGGAAGAAGGAGACGCCGGGCTACCCCCTCACGCCCGATGGTCAGCGCCGCTGGGTCAGTGATTTTCTCGATGCCTGCGCCAAGACCCCGGCCATCGCGGGCGTCTACTACTGGAGCCCCGAGTGGTGCGGGGAGGGGATGTGGAAGGGCATGGCCTTTTTCGATCCCGATGGCTCGGCGCGACCCGCGTGGAGCGCTTTCGCCAAGCCCCGTGCCGAGCGCTCAGCACCGAAGTCCTCCGTCTTCCTCGAAGTGCGCGATGGCAAGGTCCACGCTGTGCCCGTCGCAACGGCGCGGGAAAAAGCCGCGCCGGTACTCGCCGAGAAGCTCGCGAAAGCAGGCCGGGTGAACGTGGACTACATCAAAGACATCACCGACAGCGTGCTCGTGGTGGACGGCTATCGCGTCATCCTGCGCGCCTCGCTTTCAGGTAACCTCGATCTGGCCCTCCAGCCCGACGCCCCTGTCGCAGATGCCAAGGCCGTCATCGACAAGATGGACCCTGCCGCGCAACGCCTGATGGTGTTCGCGGTGAATCCTGAAGATCGCGTTGTCGCAGAAACTCTCGCCGTGGCCAGCCAGCGTGGAGTCGAGGTAGTCGTGCATCCGGTCGCGGACGACAAGCCGTTGAAGTTCGGTCTGGGTGGGACGAAAGCGGATTCCGCCTACTGA
- a CDS encoding PQQ-dependent sugar dehydrogenase, with amino-acid sequence MKATGLFLLLVPPLAGAAPLSISAPPDAALTTPHRIEVLAEGLKVPWELRFLPDGRQIFTERIGRVRIVENGKVLEEPALTLPAAQGNKMGLLGLVLAPDFEKTGHLFLAWDKVVGDRHFELRMERYRLDGNKLVEPKTIIEGIPANQNHTGCRLEFGPDGMLYMTTGDADQADGVQKLDQLQGKILRFNADGSVPQDNPLVGKEGARPEIWSYGHRNPQGLAFQPGTGRLYESEHGPLHGDEVNLIEKGANYGWPVISHRREAEGMRTPLIEITPAVGPGRLLFYQGKAFPELRGTLLLCCLRGSAVFRISLGGDGLPTHIERLWNQKWGRIRFINEAPDGSLWLGTSMQDPPEGKPNEGDDKLIRIVADPHGTVEAVVGKTAEPVLLTPDMDDPEKIIAAACAACHGSGLAGGEKRGLLSGEFKHLKDPADLEKTIHDGVPIAGMPPASGLLSDKQIGIVADYIRSHRK; translated from the coding sequence ATGAAAGCGACCGGACTCTTCCTGCTGCTGGTACCCCCGCTTGCGGGTGCCGCTCCGCTTTCCATCTCCGCGCCACCTGACGCCGCTCTCACAACACCTCATCGCATCGAGGTGTTGGCCGAGGGGCTGAAGGTGCCATGGGAGCTGCGCTTCCTGCCGGATGGCCGGCAGATTTTCACCGAGCGCATCGGTCGGGTGCGGATCGTGGAGAATGGCAAGGTGCTGGAGGAGCCGGCGCTGACCCTGCCCGCGGCGCAGGGAAACAAGATGGGCCTGTTAGGTCTGGTGCTCGCGCCGGATTTCGAGAAGACCGGCCACCTCTTCCTCGCGTGGGACAAGGTTGTGGGAGACCGCCACTTCGAGCTGCGGATGGAGCGCTACCGGCTCGATGGCAACAAGCTGGTCGAACCGAAGACCATCATCGAGGGCATCCCCGCAAATCAGAATCACACCGGCTGCCGCTTGGAATTCGGCCCGGATGGCATGCTCTACATGACCACCGGCGATGCCGACCAGGCCGATGGTGTGCAGAAGCTCGACCAACTTCAGGGCAAGATCCTCCGCTTCAATGCCGACGGCTCGGTACCGCAGGACAATCCCCTGGTCGGCAAGGAAGGGGCACGTCCGGAGATCTGGTCGTATGGCCACCGCAATCCGCAGGGCCTCGCCTTTCAACCCGGCACCGGTCGCCTCTACGAATCCGAGCACGGCCCGCTGCACGGTGATGAAGTGAACCTGATCGAGAAGGGCGCGAACTACGGTTGGCCGGTAATCTCCCATCGCCGCGAGGCCGAGGGCATGCGCACGCCACTGATTGAGATCACGCCGGCCGTGGGACCGGGGCGCTTGCTATTCTATCAGGGCAAGGCCTTCCCCGAGCTTCGTGGCACGCTGCTGCTCTGCTGCCTGCGCGGCTCTGCGGTGTTCCGGATCTCGCTCGGTGGCGATGGCCTGCCGACGCACATCGAGCGCCTCTGGAATCAAAAGTGGGGCCGCATCCGCTTCATCAATGAAGCGCCCGATGGCTCGCTGTGGCTCGGCACCTCGATGCAGGACCCGCCCGAAGGAAAGCCGAACGAAGGCGACGACAAGCTGATCCGCATCGTCGCCGATCCGCATGGCACCGTGGAAGCAGTCGTGGGCAAGACCGCCGAGCCCGTCTTGCTGACTCCGGACATGGACGATCCCGAGAAGATCATCGCTGCTGCCTGTGCCGCCTGCCACGGCTCCGGTCTCGCCGGCGGTGAAAAACGCGGCCTGCTTTCCGGCGAGTTCAAGCACCTCAAGGATCCCGCTGATCTTGAAAAGACCATCCACGATGGAGTCCCTATCGCGGGGATGCCACCGGCATCGGGCCTCTTGAGCGACAAGCAGATCGGAATCGTTGCGGACTACATTCGCAGCCACCGGAAGTAA
- a CDS encoding C40 family peptidase, whose product MAAEPATRPGILAGADLEEYASLDGLRKRIVDESLDLASKDSWLRYQFGSADPDSGGFDCSGSVYYILQRVGIDPPRSSADQFTWVKDADALTEVPSAVSSTSDSAFKDLKPGDLLFWSGTYEPTDGRTVPVSHVQIFLGHEKATGEPVMVGASDGRTYRGTKRSGYGVFDFKLPKPGSKAKFLGYGLPTASG is encoded by the coding sequence ATGGCCGCCGAACCAGCCACGCGCCCCGGCATACTGGCGGGAGCGGACCTTGAGGAATATGCGTCGCTCGACGGCTTGCGGAAACGGATCGTGGACGAGTCCTTGGACCTGGCATCGAAAGACTCGTGGCTGAGGTACCAGTTCGGCAGCGCCGATCCGGACAGCGGCGGGTTCGATTGTTCTGGCTCAGTCTATTACATCCTCCAACGCGTCGGGATCGATCCGCCGCGGAGTTCGGCAGACCAGTTTACCTGGGTCAAAGATGCGGACGCCCTGACGGAAGTACCTTCCGCGGTCAGCTCCACCAGCGATTCCGCCTTCAAGGACCTCAAGCCCGGCGATCTGCTTTTCTGGTCAGGCACTTACGAACCGACCGATGGCCGCACCGTCCCTGTTTCCCACGTGCAGATCTTCCTCGGCCACGAAAAGGCGACCGGCGAGCCGGTCATGGTCGGCGCCAGCGATGGCCGGACCTATCGCGGGACGAAGCGCAGCGGCTACGGCGTCTTCGATTTCAAGCTCCCGAAGCCCGGCTCCAAGGCGAAGTTCCTCGGCTACGGCCTTCCCACCGCCTCCGGCTGA
- a CDS encoding PQQ-dependent sugar dehydrogenase, whose translation MKRTLLLSALLISPLLAQDKPDFSKMKAEKIFEQLCAGCHGADLSGGQGGSLIDGEWKHGSEDADLMKSIKEGNPQLGMTPFGTVLNDGQLRMMVIYIREKEKQAKQKGMSFPKPKPGEVTKTEKADYKIEMVIDGGLKDPWALAFLPDGRKLVTEKSGRLRIIGTDGVLQPEPVKGTPAIIEHGQGGLMEVAVHPDYEKNGWIYLGFADGTREGGKVKTITAYVRGRIKDGQWVDQEQIWKADPKFYTDAGIHFGTRLVFDGKGHIYFPVGERGGRMEAQDVANAKGKIYRLHDDGRIPEDNPKFDKDPVPGVWTYGHRNPQGLAFDPRDGSLYNTEHGPRGGDELNWVQPGHNYGWPVICYGMDYDGSPISNETAHEGMDQPVTYWQPSIATCGLAFYSGDKFQEWKNDLFVGALAQQEIRRLRLVDHKVTEQEIILKNIGRVRDVRNGPDGFIYVVLNGPDNIIRLVPAK comes from the coding sequence ATGAAACGCACCCTGCTTCTCTCCGCGCTCCTGATTTCCCCGCTGCTTGCCCAGGACAAGCCCGACTTCTCGAAGATGAAGGCCGAAAAAATCTTCGAGCAGCTCTGCGCCGGTTGCCACGGGGCTGACCTGAGCGGCGGCCAGGGCGGATCGCTGATCGATGGCGAATGGAAGCACGGCAGCGAGGACGCCGACCTGATGAAGTCGATCAAGGAGGGCAATCCGCAGCTCGGCATGACCCCTTTCGGCACCGTGCTCAATGACGGGCAGCTCCGCATGATGGTCATCTACATCCGCGAAAAGGAGAAGCAGGCGAAGCAAAAGGGGATGAGCTTTCCCAAGCCGAAGCCCGGCGAGGTGACCAAGACCGAGAAGGCTGACTACAAGATCGAGATGGTGATCGACGGTGGCCTCAAGGATCCATGGGCGCTGGCGTTCCTGCCCGATGGCCGGAAGCTGGTGACCGAAAAGAGCGGCCGCCTGCGCATCATCGGCACCGATGGCGTGCTGCAGCCCGAGCCGGTGAAGGGCACGCCGGCGATCATCGAGCATGGCCAAGGCGGCTTGATGGAAGTGGCTGTCCATCCCGACTACGAGAAGAACGGCTGGATTTACCTCGGCTTCGCCGATGGCACCCGTGAAGGGGGCAAGGTGAAGACGATCACCGCCTACGTCCGCGGCCGTATCAAGGATGGCCAGTGGGTGGACCAAGAGCAGATCTGGAAGGCCGATCCAAAGTTCTACACCGACGCTGGCATCCACTTCGGCACGCGTTTGGTCTTCGATGGCAAGGGCCACATCTACTTCCCCGTCGGTGAGCGCGGCGGACGGATGGAGGCGCAGGACGTCGCCAATGCGAAGGGCAAGATTTACCGCCTCCATGACGATGGCCGCATCCCCGAGGACAATCCGAAGTTCGACAAGGATCCAGTGCCCGGCGTGTGGACCTACGGCCACCGCAATCCACAGGGCCTCGCTTTCGATCCGCGCGATGGATCGCTCTACAATACCGAGCACGGTCCGCGTGGCGGCGATGAGCTGAACTGGGTGCAACCGGGCCACAACTACGGCTGGCCGGTCATTTGCTACGGCATGGATTACGATGGCTCGCCGATCAGCAATGAAACCGCGCATGAAGGCATGGACCAGCCGGTGACCTACTGGCAGCCGAGCATCGCGACCTGCGGTCTCGCTTTTTATAGCGGCGACAAGTTCCAGGAGTGGAAGAATGACCTCTTCGTCGGCGCACTGGCCCAGCAGGAAATCCGCCGCCTCCGGCTCGTGGATCACAAGGTGACCGAGCAGGAAATCATCCTGAAGAACATCGGCCGCGTGCGCGACGTGCGCAACGGGCCGGACGGCTTCATCTACGTGGTGCTCAACGGCCCGGACAACATCATCCGCCTGGTGCCGGCGAAGTAA
- a CDS encoding TIM barrel protein produces MPISTETIIRALDSFRIETPSWGYSDTGTRFGKFHQPAAAIDLDDKLADAAHVHCLTGCCPTVATHVLWDFAPGTDAAVVASKAASLGISIGSINPNLFQDQIYKLGSVGSPFETARDQALAHIIDCIKLGQVTGSKAVSLWFADGTNYPGQDNIRARKHRFEAALKEAHGHLSKDQILLVEYKPFEPAFYQTDLADWGMSFLTAKKAGPQAKVLVDTGHHYLSQNIEQIVAWLLDEDMLGGFHFNDRRYADDDLTLGSIDPYQIFRIFHEIHLFAWERGGVYPEIEYMIDQSHNLKPKIEAMIQTVCTAQELYAKAALVDHEALLAAQKKGNIVDAELCLKKAFNTDVTEALAAWRASKGLDADPLVAHRASGYAEKAAAERAKRRQELGIATEHSYA; encoded by the coding sequence ATGCCCATTTCCACGGAAACCATCATCCGCGCCCTCGATTCCTTCCGCATCGAAACCCCGTCGTGGGGCTACTCCGACACCGGCACTCGCTTCGGGAAATTCCACCAGCCGGCTGCGGCGATCGATCTCGACGACAAGCTCGCCGACGCCGCGCACGTCCATTGCCTGACCGGCTGCTGCCCGACGGTGGCGACGCACGTGCTGTGGGACTTCGCGCCGGGCACCGATGCCGCCGTGGTGGCCTCGAAAGCGGCGTCGCTCGGGATTTCGATCGGCTCGATCAATCCGAACCTATTCCAAGACCAGATCTACAAGCTCGGCTCGGTCGGCAGTCCGTTCGAAACGGCACGCGATCAGGCGCTGGCCCACATCATCGACTGTATCAAGCTCGGCCAAGTGACCGGCAGCAAGGCGGTCTCGCTGTGGTTCGCCGATGGCACCAACTATCCGGGACAGGACAACATTCGCGCCCGCAAGCACCGCTTCGAGGCCGCGCTGAAAGAGGCCCATGGCCACCTTTCCAAGGACCAGATCCTGTTGGTGGAGTACAAGCCCTTCGAGCCCGCCTTCTACCAGACCGACCTCGCCGACTGGGGGATGTCCTTCCTCACCGCGAAGAAGGCTGGCCCGCAGGCCAAGGTGCTCGTCGACACCGGCCACCACTACCTTTCGCAGAATATCGAGCAGATCGTCGCGTGGCTGCTCGATGAGGACATGCTCGGCGGCTTCCACTTCAACGACCGCCGCTACGCCGACGACGACCTCACGCTCGGCTCCATCGATCCCTACCAGATCTTCCGCATCTTCCACGAGATCCACCTCTTCGCCTGGGAGCGCGGCGGCGTCTATCCGGAGATCGAGTACATGATCGACCAGTCGCACAACCTGAAGCCGAAGATCGAGGCAATGATCCAGACGGTCTGCACGGCGCAGGAACTCTACGCGAAGGCCGCACTCGTCGACCACGAGGCGCTGCTCGCCGCGCAGAAGAAGGGCAACATCGTTGATGCCGAGCTGTGCTTGAAGAAGGCTTTCAACACCGACGTCACCGAAGCTCTCGCCGCATGGCGGGCCTCGAAAGGCCTCGATGCCGACCCGCTCGTCGCCCACCGCGCCAGCGGCTACGCTGAAAAGGCCGCCGCCGAACGCGCCAAGCGCCGGCAAGAGCTGGGAATCGCAACGGAGCACAGCTACGCCTGA